A single window of Xylocopilactobacillus apicola DNA harbors:
- a CDS encoding Ppx/GppA family phosphatase has protein sequence MNQKIAILDLGSNSIRTTITEYDSNGEFQVLARRQEMVRISQGMGQKQLLRPEAINRTLGVLAQFKAEYAKYQPLKIIAVATAAVRQARNQAVFLTQFEELMGFPLRVITGIEEAEYDYYGVISTLAPENGLILDTGGASTEIVLVKNAQMKERISLPFGAVNITENYLQGDPPTAASVFKACASLANTLNNLSWLKSAKNFPIIAIGGSNRTLAKIRKNELNQTELPIHGFHLNREVADDIIYQLLSKNESERQNIKGLAKDRSGIIIGGLIPLRLIMQIIDCEQIIFSQSGVREGILFQEIKNQTQNEIHTFDPEKLTLE, from the coding sequence ATGAACCAGAAAATTGCAATCCTAGATTTAGGATCAAATTCGATTCGCACAACCATCACCGAGTACGATTCCAATGGTGAATTTCAAGTACTAGCTAGACGCCAAGAAATGGTTAGAATCTCTCAAGGAATGGGGCAAAAACAGCTCTTAAGACCTGAGGCGATTAATCGGACTTTAGGAGTTCTCGCTCAATTCAAGGCAGAATATGCGAAATATCAGCCTTTGAAAATCATTGCCGTTGCCACTGCAGCTGTTCGTCAAGCTCGCAATCAAGCGGTTTTTCTAACCCAATTTGAAGAGCTGATGGGATTTCCATTACGAGTAATCACTGGTATTGAGGAGGCAGAATATGATTACTACGGCGTGATCAGTACGCTCGCGCCCGAAAACGGACTTATCCTTGACACTGGCGGCGCTTCAACCGAAATAGTGCTTGTTAAAAATGCGCAGATGAAAGAGCGAATTAGTCTGCCATTTGGTGCAGTCAATATCACCGAGAACTATTTGCAAGGTGATCCGCCAACAGCTGCTTCCGTTTTTAAGGCATGTGCTAGCCTCGCCAACACTCTTAACAATTTATCTTGGCTGAAATCTGCTAAAAATTTTCCGATCATTGCCATCGGCGGATCAAACCGGACCCTCGCTAAAATCAGGAAAAATGAACTGAACCAAACTGAACTTCCGATCCATGGATTTCATCTGAACCGCGAAGTTGCTGATGACATTATTTATCAGTTGTTAAGTAAAAATGAGAGTGAGCGTCAAAATATCAAGGGGCTTGCCAAAGATCGCTCTGGCATTATTATTGGCGGCCTGATTCCTCTGCGTCTAATCATGCAAATTATCGACTGTGAGCAAATAATTTTCTCTCAATCGGGAGTCCGAGAAGGAATTCTTTTCCAAGAAATAAAAAATCAAACGCAAAATGAAATACATACATTCGACCCCGAAAAGCTAACTCTCGAATAA
- a CDS encoding type II toxin-antitoxin system Phd/YefM family antitoxin, whose translation MTLALTQSDFREHLKKYLDKVNEQDETVYIARSKGRSVAVISQEKMNYIETALKAKEESLDYAIARDQLIKRGVLPDDEIVQSDDKYWNQFK comes from the coding sequence ATGACATTAGCATTAACTCAAAGTGATTTCAGAGAACATCTCAAGAAATATTTAGACAAAGTGAACGAACAAGACGAGACTGTATATATTGCTCGATCCAAAGGGCGCTCAGTTGCCGTTATTTCACAAGAAAAGATGAATTATATTGAAACTGCCTTAAAAGCCAAAGAGGAATCGCTTGACTACGCAATTGCAAGAGATCAACTAATCAAACGAGGGGTTTTACCCGATGATGAAATTGTTCAATCAGACGATAAATATTGGAATCAATTTAAATAA
- a CDS encoding type II toxin-antitoxin system YafQ family toxin produces MAPLRFKPRKTFNSDLKRLAKMDRTIVEEVRAAIELLLEIGHLPPEFNDHRLNQNLSEYREFHLRDTPKSKIPNEINDVIVIYYIKEEELTLIDVRVGSHSKLF; encoded by the coding sequence ATGGCGCCGCTGAGATTTAAACCACGAAAAACATTTAATTCTGATTTAAAAAGATTAGCAAAAATGGATCGAACTATCGTTGAAGAAGTTAGAGCTGCTATTGAACTATTATTAGAAATTGGTCATTTACCACCGGAGTTTAATGACCATCGTCTAAATCAAAACTTATCAGAATATCGGGAATTCCATTTGAGAGATACCCCTAAAAGTAAGATTCCAAACGAAATTAACGATGTTATTGTTATTTATTACATCAAAGAAGAAGAGTTAACTTTAATTGACGTAAGGGTCGGCTCTCACAGTAAATTATTTTAA
- a CDS encoding BspA family leucine-rich repeat surface protein, producing MTLNVARNNYDKYLHIVAIDNNGNVSSTANIKLLDYLWWNVDSNNVLTIYPHELNFDVDKKIFNSGNNVSTTHWPWYLVRGQITKTLIKPGVTCGNNLSELFSGMEKMSSIEGIENLNTSNVTKMNSMFHSCYLLASLNVANFDTASVTDMEMMFERCRALTSLDVTNFNTASVINMRSMFEECTSLTNLDVRNFNTQSVTNMMSMFSSCQVLPSLDVRNFNTTSVTNMGLMFNGCTSLKNLDVTNFNTTSVTNMVGMFRWCNSLTSLDVTNFNTTSVTNMGEMFSFCHALTDLDITGFDTSSVTNMSEMFRLCMSLPNIDVSQLKLDKFTDISHMFENCYKLKSIDVSNFNTKSVTDMSFMFDGCEALTSINLGDFKTNAVTNMNYMFRDCKSLTSLDLSKFDLSKIVTTTSGSIFEQSGYSFMLGNTSALWKLTLGPKTKFPDVTVGGIVSSADLSNPTPGTAIKDLAKPVPPNSQYYAADPQWREVSTPGSEHAPDGAAKTAAEILSESATRNDVRTYVWDQTGRVLLEAPTAIDFGAHRGSVRNHNYESDNQKFTVTDNRNSRKNKKWRIEGAMTQPLTKGTKRITGNPLHHKNGSGEETNLTPVATQLAEKVIPGVLYEDTWEEPWNLIFKATANELPEAGSYSGEVTYTLLDSTP from the coding sequence GTGACATTGAATGTAGCTCGTAATAATTACGATAAATATCTTCATATTGTAGCAATCGATAACAATGGCAACGTATCTTCTACAGCAAATATCAAGCTGCTGGATTATCTCTGGTGGAACGTCGATAGTAACAATGTCTTGACGATCTATCCGCATGAGTTGAATTTTGATGTTGATAAAAAAATATTTAACTCGGGTAACAATGTCTCTACGACACATTGGCCGTGGTATCTTGTCAGAGGTCAGATAACCAAAACTTTAATTAAGCCAGGAGTAACGTGCGGTAATAATTTATCTGAATTATTTTCTGGAATGGAAAAGATGAGTTCGATTGAAGGCATAGAGAACCTTAATACGAGTAACGTTACAAAAATGAATTCGATGTTTCATAGTTGTTATTTGCTAGCAAGCCTTAACGTAGCGAACTTTGATACAGCATCTGTGACTGATATGGAGATGATGTTTGAACGGTGTAGAGCGTTAACGAGCCTTGACGTAACAAACTTCAATACAGCATCTGTTATTAACATGCGTTCGATGTTTGAAGAATGTACGTCGTTAACAAATCTTGATGTCAGGAACTTTAATACTCAATCAGTTACTAATATGATGTCAATGTTTAGCTCGTGCCAGGTGTTACCAAGTCTTGATGTCAGAAACTTCAACACCACATCTGTAACTAATATGGGTTTGATGTTTAACGGCTGTACGTCTTTAAAAAATCTTGATGTAACAAACTTCAATACCACATCTGTGACTAATATGGTTGGGATGTTTAGATGGTGTAATTCGCTAACAAGTCTTGATGTAACAAATTTTAATACAACTTCTGTGACTAATATGGGTGAAATGTTTAGTTTCTGTCATGCGTTAACTGATCTTGATATCACTGGCTTTGACACGAGTTCAGTAACTAATATGAGCGAGATGTTCAGACTTTGTATGTCTTTGCCAAATATTGATGTGAGTCAATTAAAACTGGACAAATTTACTGATATTAGTCATATGTTCGAAAACTGTTATAAATTGAAGAGTATTGATGTGAGCAATTTTAATACTAAATCCGTGACTGATATGAGTTTTATGTTTGACGGTTGTGAAGCATTGACTAGTATTAATTTAGGTGATTTTAAAACTAATGCGGTCACCAATATGAATTATATGTTTCGCGATTGCAAATCTCTAACGAGTCTTGATTTGAGTAAATTTGATCTCAGCAAAATAGTTACGACTACGTCGGGCAGCATATTTGAGCAATCGGGTTATAGTTTTATGTTGGGTAATACATCTGCGCTTTGGAAGTTAACGCTTGGTCCGAAGACTAAATTTCCTGATGTAACTGTTGGTGGAATAGTTAGTTCTGCAGATTTGAGTAACCCAACTCCCGGGACAGCAATTAAAGATTTAGCTAAGCCAGTGCCGCCTAATTCGCAATATTATGCTGCAGACCCGCAGTGGCGTGAGGTTAGCACTCCTGGATCTGAACATGCACCAGATGGAGCGGCAAAGACGGCAGCTGAGATCCTAAGTGAGTCGGCGACCCGCAATGATGTTAGAACATACGTTTGGGATCAAACTGGACGTGTGTTGTTAGAAGCGCCGACCGCAATTGATTTTGGGGCGCATCGAGGATCTGTGCGGAATCACAACTACGAAAGTGATAATCAGAAGTTTACGGTTACTGACAACCGAAATTCTCGCAAGAATAAAAAATGGCGAATTGAAGGAGCAATGACGCAGCCGCTAACTAAAGGAACCAAAAGAATTACAGGCAATCCGCTGCACCATAAGAACGGCTCGGGAGAGGAAACTAATTTGACGCCAGTAGCGACACAACTAGCTGAGAAGGTAATTCCAGGCGTGTTGTATGAAGATACTTGGGAAGAACCGTGGAATTTAATTTTTAAGGCAACAGCGAATGAGCTTCCCGAAGCGGGAAGTTACAGCGGTGAGGTGACGTATACACTGCTTGATTCGACTCCTTAA
- a CDS encoding WxL domain-containing protein, giving the protein MKKEKGLIAILAVGTSLISGGAIAYADKSEAVLSLTAPDPSGSLAFSNISTNAKITFASTKLNETQQTVSESTPGTAETNGFLKNGMQLKIMSANVAGKGNHTHTQVTLSNTAQNVFSGKYESGVTAKEVTLNPTLTIPASFTTGGNYKADLEWTLTPNV; this is encoded by the coding sequence ATGAAAAAAGAAAAAGGTTTAATCGCAATATTAGCTGTAGGCACGTCTTTAATTAGCGGGGGAGCAATCGCTTATGCAGATAAATCTGAGGCAGTGTTGAGCTTGACTGCCCCAGATCCATCGGGTTCACTTGCATTTAGTAATATTTCTACTAACGCTAAAATCACCTTTGCTAGTACAAAATTGAATGAGACTCAACAAACTGTTTCGGAATCAACTCCTGGAACAGCTGAAACAAATGGTTTTTTGAAGAACGGGATGCAATTGAAAATTATGAGTGCAAACGTTGCTGGCAAGGGAAATCATACTCATACGCAGGTGACTTTAAGTAATACAGCACAAAACGTTTTCTCAGGTAAATATGAATCAGGCGTAACTGCGAAAGAAGTCACTTTAAATCCTACTTTAACTATTCCAGCAAGCTTCACAACCGGTGGGAATTACAAAGCGGACTTAGAGTGGACATTAACTCCGAACGTTTAA
- a CDS encoding DUF916 and DUF3324 domain-containing protein translates to MRAIKKFILACLILVHILAPSQVKAAENPNSDFFVHPQLSEKQLRGVSDFFDVLMEPQETHTLQLNVYNNADQVKDFSIQLENTITNDFGVIEYLHNAKEYDKTLRYKFTDLAISDSTVTVPAKGSAPVSIKVKMPNEKLDGIILGGVRVSGKSSDQKKIGKSSGITNVFSYVIPVKLRQNTKEVPNKLNFLSVKVGKQNYSNVVKVRLQNPQPEILRDLTLTATIYDESGKKEVYPPQTNELKLAPNSNFDYAVSLGDGKIKAGKYFVKLNAKAKELDKEWKKPFQITEARAKEFNDDFALKEGTPSHISTLTIVILLLVIILLSLTIYVIFLQIRKKKAKHLIFWLLIGSALSLATLDNQVYAENVSEATIQLIPMDEKNVKKKETKQDLPATGERHSVINSVAGWFLIGAAGFLIKKREIKK, encoded by the coding sequence GTGAGGGCAATTAAAAAATTTATACTAGCTTGTTTAATTCTTGTACATATTCTTGCTCCTAGTCAAGTTAAAGCTGCCGAAAATCCAAATTCCGACTTCTTTGTCCATCCGCAGTTAAGCGAAAAGCAATTAAGAGGTGTTAGTGATTTTTTTGATGTACTGATGGAACCGCAAGAAACACACACACTTCAACTTAATGTGTACAATAATGCCGATCAAGTCAAAGACTTTTCGATTCAGTTAGAGAATACGATCACTAATGATTTTGGGGTTATTGAATATTTGCATAACGCCAAAGAATATGACAAAACTTTGAGATATAAGTTTACAGATCTCGCTATATCAGATTCTACGGTAACTGTTCCTGCTAAAGGCAGTGCACCAGTTTCAATAAAGGTCAAGATGCCCAATGAGAAATTGGATGGAATCATATTAGGTGGAGTTCGAGTGTCCGGCAAGTCATCTGACCAGAAAAAAATTGGCAAATCAAGTGGCATTACTAACGTATTTTCCTATGTTATCCCAGTCAAGCTGAGGCAGAACACTAAAGAAGTACCAAATAAGTTAAATTTCCTGAGCGTAAAAGTCGGCAAGCAGAATTATAGTAATGTTGTCAAAGTTCGACTTCAAAATCCGCAACCAGAAATTCTAAGAGATTTAACTTTGACAGCTACAATCTATGACGAATCTGGTAAGAAGGAGGTTTATCCACCTCAGACAAATGAACTGAAATTAGCTCCAAACTCTAACTTTGATTATGCTGTTTCACTTGGAGATGGCAAGATAAAAGCCGGTAAATACTTTGTGAAGCTAAACGCCAAAGCTAAGGAATTAGATAAAGAGTGGAAGAAGCCGTTCCAGATTACTGAGGCGCGAGCCAAAGAATTCAATGATGATTTTGCTTTAAAAGAAGGAACGCCGAGTCATATTAGTACGCTAACCATTGTAATTTTGCTCTTAGTAATAATTTTGCTTTCACTAACAATTTACGTGATTTTCTTGCAAATTCGAAAGAAAAAGGCAAAGCATCTGATTTTCTGGTTACTGATAGGTAGTGCACTTAGTTTAGCCACGCTTGATAATCAGGTTTATGCCGAGAACGTAAGTGAAGCAACGATTCAGCTTATTCCAATGGATGAAAAAAATGTTAAAAAGAAAGAAACAAAGCAGGATTTGCCTGCAACAGGAGAGCGACATTCTGTGATTAATTCAGTCGCAGGCTGGTTTTTAATCGGCGCAGCAGGTTTTCTAATAAAGAAAAGGGAGATAAAGAAATGA
- a CDS encoding chitobiase/beta-hexosaminidase C-terminal domain-containing protein codes for MKKSRIKLLLLLLTAGIILISVYKMIDLSTTRAQEQGELLPNQIELKPEMIRLESGVATLEEDLKNHKGLATLIDTQRNVKRNQYNVLQCINENLMAEKGQWLYNGGYDKDDKDPSDPTKALPEQFDSGTVADSSLLPTRIYFDLGKEYDISSFAFYTRNGAVNVDFQVDYGEPGNWTKFQNQDAKPVYNSWNERKVQNVKTRYIRVRSSHGPEVKGQAAYEFILFGTATGNTGKEPPKRNLIKVNKNKAYNVFGYARVGRASDQFDEQPTDTSMLDGKGLPNYVPKTSFTVRDIDGSQLDGVFDNSKTPKNQDEQDQKDNLKYVTVLDLEKEHSIEEITMYENMTSGLYNGTKLRLSYGKPSINGKGEAWTEIGTIDIKKKHRGWFHMNLKDKNIKTRYLRIAKSSSANISEFVLWGQPSDGIPNNIKDPEPIKPTKQVTMDKFMGMNGKHITSNTIFEAGGTFREYHKWHYNADREDGFKSIFSRGDITQMWGLYDGSKNFDGYFNSLNKLGIDTLITLENSTSKYYPDEDPEMQHKPGINTAQDTTPNFAGADRNDPASFIDHAEAMYNFGARYGSNKNITINDVVVSENESAKDLWGQNTVKYFENWNEPNSVWEARRKWFVASEFAAMTSGDYDGHRGTLKNAKGRKVGLKNADPNATFVLGGLAGNNIDYIKGMQFWYQNNRQDNIFPADVINMHQYQEKHYPEDTDFKEELVKTVDYVQRYLTTDGKPREVWLTEFGYDTYQGPFKPQSANQAPSLTAQSNWNIRTFLIASSAGISRAHMFMDVDPAVDNNEWSVGGDLTAGMARNAKMGNTRKPSYYSMYATKTALTDYVFDAVIEEKKNDVYVYRYRNIKNGRYTYAIWSPTNETKIGEKKGTYTLENIAAPFVTETRYNDYSTSGDTVVRNVTNNKVDVDVYEAPVFVEVYGNNEKYVEVPKTEVKPDAYSHEVYTTLSTEDPNVQIYYSTNGQDPVAQNPNRIFYTPGTKIKITKSTNIKTIGVKNGVTSKVAHYPYQIDTRLISSKEKEVNYNKGDIVTEAKFLKDIGAKLGAKVNEIAAGGIWKIESDFSSVVKLNTPGVYYVKAIANHYNSDNYNSDISSPLLVKVVVEGTQTNSTVTENYQTDLGAQIKAQTQTQIGADKKYTKNVPAITGYTYLGYRIGSGELIRKTTSPVTLTNIEEITYVYALTSTMSSISVKYQDAAGKPLVVGGTEIGPKIIKGSPQTEYNLFKMKEILPEIYNGEAGNLVNQGYFLTSDGTPTTVSGRFPASGTVLEVVFKFSGTLQMTVPSQVKFEDGHKVSNSKQTVLQAEDWQIQVRDRRTNDSLGLWSLSAKLSKSFVNGDGEQLAGQLQYKPTQAPATPMELNRPIVVHKHTKKESQTTVKWTKSAGFQMEVQASQAKAGNYKGEIMWELAIEP; via the coding sequence TTGAAAAAATCAAGGATAAAACTTTTACTGTTGCTTCTTACGGCGGGTATTATCCTTATTTCTGTGTATAAAATGATTGATCTTTCAACTACTCGCGCGCAAGAACAAGGCGAATTATTACCCAATCAAATCGAGTTAAAACCGGAGATGATTCGATTGGAGTCCGGGGTTGCAACTCTTGAGGAAGATTTAAAGAACCACAAAGGTCTAGCAACTCTTATTGATACGCAACGAAACGTTAAAAGAAATCAATATAATGTACTCCAATGCATCAATGAGAATTTGATGGCTGAAAAGGGACAGTGGCTCTATAACGGGGGATACGACAAAGACGATAAAGATCCCAGTGATCCAACCAAGGCTCTTCCTGAGCAGTTTGATTCAGGAACCGTGGCAGACAGTTCATTACTCCCGACTAGAATTTATTTTGATTTAGGCAAAGAGTATGATATTTCCTCTTTTGCTTTCTACACGAGAAATGGTGCTGTGAACGTCGATTTTCAAGTAGATTACGGAGAACCGGGGAATTGGACAAAATTTCAAAATCAAGATGCTAAGCCAGTCTACAATAGCTGGAATGAGCGGAAGGTTCAAAACGTCAAGACCAGATATATCAGAGTTCGCAGCAGTCATGGCCCAGAAGTAAAAGGACAAGCAGCCTATGAATTTATATTATTTGGGACTGCAACTGGCAACACCGGGAAAGAACCGCCTAAGCGTAATTTAATCAAGGTCAACAAGAACAAGGCATATAACGTCTTTGGTTATGCACGTGTTGGTCGGGCTTCTGACCAATTTGATGAGCAACCCACCGATACTTCAATGTTGGATGGTAAGGGTCTTCCTAATTATGTCCCGAAGACGAGTTTTACTGTTCGAGATATTGATGGCTCTCAATTAGATGGAGTTTTTGATAATAGTAAAACTCCAAAGAACCAAGATGAACAAGATCAAAAAGATAATCTTAAATACGTAACAGTTTTGGATTTAGAAAAAGAGCACTCGATCGAAGAAATTACAATGTATGAGAATATGACTTCGGGTCTCTACAATGGAACTAAGCTGAGATTGTCTTATGGGAAACCTTCCATAAATGGTAAGGGTGAAGCGTGGACCGAGATCGGAACCATTGACATTAAGAAAAAGCATCGCGGTTGGTTCCATATGAATCTCAAAGATAAAAATATTAAGACCAGATATCTGAGAATTGCCAAGTCATCAAGTGCCAACATTAGCGAATTTGTCTTGTGGGGTCAACCAAGCGATGGTATTCCTAACAACATTAAAGATCCTGAACCGATTAAACCGACAAAGCAGGTCACCATGGATAAATTCATGGGAATGAACGGTAAGCATATCACTTCTAATACGATTTTTGAGGCGGGTGGAACTTTCCGTGAGTACCATAAATGGCATTACAATGCCGACCGAGAAGATGGCTTTAAGTCAATTTTCTCTAGAGGCGATATTACTCAGATGTGGGGACTTTATGACGGTTCAAAGAATTTCGATGGTTATTTCAATAGTTTGAACAAGTTAGGAATTGATACTTTAATAACTCTAGAAAATTCGACCAGTAAATATTACCCGGACGAAGACCCTGAAATGCAGCATAAACCAGGGATAAATACAGCTCAAGATACAACACCCAACTTCGCAGGAGCTGATCGGAATGACCCTGCGTCATTCATTGACCACGCAGAAGCAATGTATAATTTTGGGGCACGATACGGAAGTAACAAAAATATAACTATTAATGATGTTGTTGTTTCAGAGAATGAAAGTGCCAAGGATTTATGGGGTCAAAATACAGTTAAGTATTTTGAAAACTGGAATGAACCGAATTCCGTTTGGGAAGCACGGAGAAAATGGTTTGTAGCGAGCGAGTTTGCGGCAATGACCAGTGGAGATTATGACGGACATCGAGGCACACTTAAGAATGCTAAGGGGAGAAAAGTTGGTTTAAAAAACGCCGATCCAAACGCTACTTTTGTTCTTGGAGGACTTGCCGGAAATAATATCGATTACATCAAAGGAATGCAATTTTGGTACCAGAACAATCGACAAGACAACATATTTCCAGCCGACGTGATCAATATGCATCAGTACCAGGAGAAACATTACCCCGAGGATACTGATTTTAAGGAAGAACTCGTCAAAACAGTCGATTACGTCCAAAGATATTTAACCACTGACGGAAAACCAAGAGAAGTTTGGTTGACCGAGTTTGGTTATGATACGTATCAAGGTCCGTTTAAACCGCAATCTGCTAATCAAGCGCCTTCTCTTACGGCTCAGTCCAATTGGAATATTAGAACGTTTTTAATTGCTTCAAGTGCAGGAATTAGTCGCGCACACATGTTCATGGACGTTGATCCAGCAGTAGACAACAATGAATGGTCTGTTGGCGGAGATTTAACCGCTGGAATGGCGCGAAATGCCAAAATGGGTAACACCAGAAAGCCTTCGTATTACTCAATGTACGCTACCAAAACGGCTTTAACCGATTACGTTTTTGATGCAGTGATAGAAGAAAAGAAGAACGATGTTTACGTTTACCGTTATAGAAATATCAAGAATGGTCGATATACTTATGCAATTTGGAGTCCAACGAACGAGACAAAAATTGGTGAAAAAAAGGGGACCTATACATTAGAAAATATTGCTGCTCCTTTCGTCACGGAGACTCGCTATAACGATTATTCGACATCGGGAGACACGGTTGTCCGTAATGTAACTAACAATAAAGTCGACGTTGATGTTTATGAAGCACCAGTTTTCGTTGAGGTGTACGGAAATAACGAAAAATATGTCGAAGTTCCAAAGACGGAAGTTAAACCGGACGCTTATAGCCACGAAGTGTACACAACGCTATCGACTGAAGATCCTAATGTGCAGATTTATTACTCAACAAATGGTCAAGACCCAGTTGCTCAAAATCCGAATAGGATTTTTTACACTCCTGGTACGAAGATTAAGATAACGAAATCGACAAATATCAAAACGATCGGGGTCAAAAATGGGGTGACTAGTAAGGTTGCTCACTATCCTTATCAAATTGATACCAGACTCATCTCAAGTAAGGAAAAAGAGGTTAATTATAACAAAGGAGACATTGTTACAGAGGCGAAATTTCTAAAAGATATTGGAGCAAAACTAGGCGCTAAAGTAAATGAAATAGCAGCTGGGGGTATTTGGAAGATTGAATCTGATTTTTCTAGTGTAGTTAAGCTAAATACGCCTGGCGTTTATTATGTGAAAGCTATCGCCAACCATTACAATAGTGATAATTACAATTCCGATATTTCGTCGCCACTTTTAGTCAAGGTAGTAGTCGAAGGAACGCAGACAAATTCAACCGTTACTGAGAATTACCAAACCGATCTTGGTGCTCAGATCAAGGCGCAAACTCAAACACAAATTGGAGCAGACAAGAAATACACCAAGAACGTCCCTGCAATAACAGGTTATACCTATTTGGGATATCGGATAGGTAGCGGTGAGTTGATCCGTAAAACGACTTCTCCAGTTACGCTGACCAATATTGAAGAAATCACCTACGTATATGCGTTAACGAGCACGATGAGTTCAATTTCTGTCAAATATCAAGATGCAGCTGGAAAACCGCTGGTAGTTGGTGGAACTGAGATTGGCCCCAAAATAATTAAGGGTTCTCCTCAAACTGAGTATAATTTGTTCAAAATGAAAGAGATTCTTCCTGAAATTTACAATGGCGAAGCGGGGAACTTAGTGAATCAAGGCTACTTTTTGACAAGCGATGGTACTCCAACAACTGTGAGTGGACGATTCCCAGCTTCTGGTACGGTGTTAGAGGTTGTCTTCAAGTTCTCTGGGACGTTGCAAATGACTGTTCCTAGCCAAGTGAAGTTTGAAGATGGTCATAAGGTTTCAAATAGCAAGCAAACAGTCCTGCAGGCAGAAGATTGGCAAATCCAAGTTAGAGACCGCAGAACAAATGATAGTCTCGGATTGTGGTCACTTAGTGCGAAACTTTCTAAATCTTTTGTCAATGGAGACGGGGAACAACTAGCTGGACAATTGCAATATAAACCAACGCAAGCTCCAGCAACTCCAATGGAACTGAATAGACCAATAGTCGTTCATAAGCATACAAAGAAGGAATCTCAGACGACGGTGAAGTGGACAAAATCAGCAGGTTTTCAAATGGAGGTTCAGGCATCCCAAGCTAAAGCTGGTAACTACAAGGGCGAGATCATGTGGGAATTGGCAATTGAGCCTTAA
- a CDS encoding MerR family transcriptional regulator, giving the protein MLNEIYKGWKYMNINECSKLTKCSKATLRYYDKKSIVTPSRDINGYRDYSKEMLKKLGLFKL; this is encoded by the coding sequence ATGCTAAATGAAATTTATAAAGGCTGGAAGTACATGAATATTAATGAATGTTCCAAATTAACAAAATGCTCAAAAGCTACACTTAGATACTATGATAAGAAAAGCATTGTCACTCCTTCGCGTGATATCAATGGCTATCGCGATTATTCCAAAGAGATGTTAAAAAAATTAGGATTGTTCAAACTTTAA
- the deoC gene encoding deoxyribose-phosphate aldolase: MANYTLDDLAQMIDHTNLHADVTQAQIEQLCLEATKYHFKTVTVNSVQTKLCSQFLAETEVLVGAAISYPLGQTSIPAKAFEAEDAISNGAKEIDYVLNLSELKNGNDDYIKTEMQVVFDICSTRDVICKTIFETGYLTDEEIERAVQIALQVNPNFIITGSQKASVEDVKLLKGLVGEKIKIKAAGGIDNLSTMLSMIQAGARRIGTSSGIKIIEEAKMLSDETDVIMI, encoded by the coding sequence ATGGCTAATTACACCCTTGATGATCTTGCTCAGATGATTGATCATACCAATTTACATGCTGATGTGACTCAAGCTCAAATCGAACAGTTATGTCTTGAGGCAACAAAGTATCATTTTAAGACAGTGACTGTTAATTCAGTTCAAACGAAACTTTGTAGTCAGTTTTTAGCTGAGACTGAGGTTCTGGTGGGGGCAGCAATTAGTTATCCTTTGGGCCAGACGAGCATCCCAGCGAAGGCTTTTGAGGCAGAAGATGCAATCTCTAATGGAGCAAAAGAAATTGATTATGTTTTGAATTTGTCGGAATTAAAAAATGGTAATGACGATTATATTAAAACAGAGATGCAGGTGGTGTTTGATATTTGTAGCACGCGAGATGTCATTTGCAAAACCATTTTTGAAACGGGTTATTTGACCGACGAGGAGATTGAACGGGCGGTGCAAATCGCATTGCAGGTTAATCCAAACTTCATTATAACTGGTTCGCAGAAAGCAAGTGTTGAAGATGTTAAATTGCTGAAAGGTTTGGTAGGTGAGAAGATCAAAATCAAAGCAGCAGGCGGCATTGATAATCTGTCAACAATGTTATCAATGATTCAAGCGGGAGCTCGAAGGATTGGCACTTCTTCAGGGATTAAAATTATTGAAGAAGCGAAAATGTTATCTGATGAAACAGATGTAATTATGATTTAG